Genomic segment of Nostoc sp. TCL240-02:
AAATCGCACAAAACAGGGACACGGGCGCGGATTGTTTCAAAATCATCCAGGGTTAACTCTACATTAGCAGCACGGGCGATCGCTAAAAAATGCAGCACTGCATTGGTCGAACCACCCACCGCCATAATCACAGAGATGGCATTCTCGATGGATTTGCGGGTGATAATTTGCCGGGGTAAGATTTGTTTCTTGATGGCTTCGACTAACGCAAACGCAGATTTTTCAGTGCTGTCAGCTTTCTCAGTATCTTCGGCTGCCATTGTCGAAGAATAAGGTAAACTCATTCCCATCGCTTCAAATGCTGAAGACATGGTGTTTGCCGTGAACATTCCCCCGCAGGAACCGGCACCCGGACAAGCGCGACTTTCGACTTCTAATAATTCTTTTTCGTCAATTTTTCCAGCACTGTATTGACCAACTGCTTCAAAAGAACTGACAACGGTTAAATCGCGTCCGTTGTAGTGACCGGGTTTAATTGTGCCACCGTAAACGAATATTGCCGGGATATTCATCCTTGCGATCGCTAGCATTGCTCCTGGCATATTTTTATCACAGCCACCAATGGCTAGCACACCATCCATACTTTGTCCGGTACAGGCGGTTTCAATGGAGTCGGCGATGACTTCCCGCGACACTAGGGAATATTTCATCCCTTCTGTTCCCATTGAAATCCCATCGCTGATGGTTATTGTGCCAAACATTTGTGGCATTGCTCCGGCAGTTTTTATCCCAACTTCTGCCCTCTGTGCTAGTTGATTGATTCCCATATTACAGGGGGTGATGGTGCTGTAACCGTTGGCTATACCGACAATGGCTTTGTTGAAATCTTCATCTTTAAAACCAACTGCACGCAGCATAGCTCGATTTGGCGATCGCTGTACTCCTTGCGTTACTACTTGGCTTCTCAAATTCTCCGACATCTTTTTTCCTTCCCTGGCATGATCGCTTGTATTGCGATTGTATTACCTGATTTTCTCATGTATACGCAGCGCGATCGAATTTCTTTAGCCACAAACTGCATACATCAGAACAGATGAAAACTAATAGATTATGGCTCACTTAAGAAGTCGTTAATAGCGTGTAATAATTGACGGTAAGTGTAAGGCTTCTTCAAAAATATATTAATACCAGCGTTAGCAGCCTCGACTATTTGGCCGTCTGTCACCATGCCGCTGATGCCCATAATCTTGACTTGTGGATTCATTTGTTGCATTATGCCAATTGCAGTTAACCCATCCATTGACGGCATCATCATATCCATCAATACCATACTGATTTGATTTTGATGCTGGGCATATAATGAGATTGCCTCAATGCCATTAATAGCTGTCAGGGTTTTGTAATTGTGGTCTTCTAGCAAAGTTTTGCTAATCTCCAGGATAGCGGCTTCATCATCTACAACTAGAATTAATTCTCCGTTGCCATTGGGCAATTCCAATTTCTCTGCTTGTTGCTTTGTACTTTTGTTCAAAGCTGGTAGATACACTTGGAATTGGGAACCTTTGCTTACCTCACTAGACACTTTCACAAAACCATTGTGGTTTTTGACAATCCCAATCACAGTTGACAAACCTAAGCCAGTGCCTTTGCCTGGTTCTTTGGTTGTGAAAAATGGTTCAAAAATTCGCTCCAAAATTACTGGAGAAATCCCAAATCCTGTATCTGAAATAGTTATGACTATATAAGGGCCCACCTGGGCATTTAGATTCATCTTGGCAAAATTTTCATCAACGAATAAATTTTCCGCAGAGATAGATAATGTACCGCCTTTAGGCATTGCATCACGAGCGTTGACGCACAAATTCATTAACACCTGATGAATTTGAGTCGGATCTGCCAAGATAGTCCAGAGTTTATGTCTAGGTAGATTATTGATAATTGCGATCGATTTTGGAAATGTACTTTGGACAATTTGCTCAATTTCTAACAGTAGGTGTTCTGTTTGTAAAGAAATGCCGTTGCCTTCAGATCGACGAGAAAAAGTCATAATTTGCTTGACCAAATCCGCCGCCCGTTTAGAGTTATGTTCAAGAAGCTTCAGGAGTTGTTGATCGCGTGCATCTAGATTGGGAAGTTTGAGCGCTAACATTTCTACTGAGGACAGAATGGGCGTAAGGATATTGTTGAGGTCGTGGGCAATGCCACTTGCCAACGTGCCAAGACTCTCTAGGCGCTGGGCACGGAGAAATTGGGCCAGGAGTTGTTTTTTTTCTGTGATGTCGGTATCAACAGAAAGGATGGATTTGGGTTGCTCTGCTTCATCACGCATCAGTGTCCATCGGCTTTCCACGATAATTTCTTTGCCGCCCTTTGTCACTTTATGTAACTCACCTTGCCATAAACCAGAGTTAGTAATATTTGTTAAAGCCACTTGTAACTGCTGTGAGCTTTCTTTGCACAGCAACTCCTCCAGGTTCTTTCCCAAAGCTTCATAAGCTTCCCAACCATATAGACGTTCTGCACCTTGATTCCAGAATAAAATTTGGTTTTGGAAATTTCGCACGATAATCGCATCAGAAGCGATATCTAATAAAGCTGCTTGCTCGCGGATTTTCTGTTCTGCCCATTTGCGCTCAATGGTCGTAGCCAATATATTAGCGATCGCTTGCAAAAAGTGAATATCATTTTGGGTAAACTCCCGATGTCTAGTTGTGTGTGCGCCTAAAACACCCAGAGGTTGTTTTTGACCTTGAATGATGACACTAAGTCCACTGATCACTGAGTGGTTAATTAATAACGGTGGTCCTTGAAACCGTGTTTCTTTCCGCAGGTCACAAACAATGACTGGCTCATGGGAAAGTAGTGTATATGAAGCCTGAGTCTCATTCCCTCCACCTAATTCTAATTTAAAATTTCCCACTAGCCCTGGCTGCCAACCGACTCCTGATCGCAACAATAAGCTGTTCTGCTCTGGAAGCAGTTCTAAAACTTTACTGTATTCCACCTCAAGGCTTTGAGTAACCAGGACAACAGCTTCGTCCATTAATTTGTAAAGGTCGATATTAGCTAGAGCTAACTGACCCAATTTAGCTACGGCTGCTTGCTGGCGCACACGTGCTCTTAAACCCGATTCCACCCGCTTGCGTTCAGCGAGTTCAGTATGTACCTGCTCATAAAGTTGAGATTGCTGGATGGCAATACCCACCTGTACTGCCAATTGTTTGAGAAAATCGATTTCCCAGGTCTGCCATTGGCGGGGTGCTGCACACTGGTTAGCAACTAATAATCCCCACAATTTTTTTCCTTGCAAAATTGGGACTGCCAAGTTTGCCCTGACTTGAAACTGAGTAAGTAAATCGCGGTGGCATTCAGTCAGACCTGCTGTATAAATATCTGCAATAGCTTGGATGCGCCCATGTTTGTACTCCTCGCCGCGAGTTTCCATGAAATAAGTGTCTTGAACTTGGGTATTCAGGATAGCAATCCAACGATCATCAACAGACTCTACCACCACCACCCCAGTGTAGTCTGGTTCAAACTGATACATGAACACTCGATCTACTTGCAGGAATTGACGGACTTCAGTAACGGTGGTATTGATAACCTTGTCCAAATTCAAACTCTGGCGGATGCGCTGGGCAATTGCCATCACCAGTCGCTGCCATTGAATTTGCTGTTGTAGTGCCTCCTCTGCCTGCTGACATTCTGTGAGGTAGCACATTGAATTAAATTCATCATTGTTCATCTGTAATATGCCTGATTTAATTCCATTAGGTTGTCAATACCTGTAGTGACTGCTGGTTATGCCTCTGGGCTATTGTCTGTAACCCATACTTTGTAGAAATAGATATAGTTAAAATTATCTGAATAATGCAAGGATATTAATCTTACGGCAGTTGTTATTTCTATAGTTCTTCCTTAAGAGGTATGCCGATTCAATATATGTTTTCTTTATTGCACCATAAATTATCATTTGTAACAACTTACAATAACTGTATGTATTTTAAGTTATTGAATGAAACAAGGGGATCAATCAGGCTTAAACACAATTTTTTACTCTGTTTTGACCATTAGGAATTAAATTAATCCTTACTGATAAACTATTATAAAAAAGTGGCATTCATTTGTATAAACTGAATACCACTCTCTATTTATTCAAATTATCGATGACAGAGATATTTTACCCAAGTAGAGTTATCCCATTCACAGCGATCGCACCTGCGATCGCACTGGCACAAAGGGAAGTGATCGCTGTCCCAAATATCCACCAAGCAGCATTGGCAACGGTTTTTTTGCTTTCTTCGGCTTGCTTTTTAGCTTGCTGTTGGATGGCTTTCAAACGTTTTTGGGTTTCTTTCTGGATGCGTTCGGCTCGTTGCAATACGCCATCCCGCGCTGTTTCTATTTGGTCGATAATCCGGTTAGCGTCTGCTTCAGAGATATCCTCACGAGAACTGATAACAGCAACTAAGGTGTCACGATCAAATTGACTGAGGCGATCGCGCAATGCTTCAAATCCAGCTTGCGGATCATCGAATACTTTGGAAAAGTCTTGCTTAATGCCTTCATAATTGAGTTCGGAACGATCCAGGGAGTTAAGATAGTTGCGAACTTTGGCAAAAATTCCATCCAGCACTGACTGCACCTTCTGCTGAATCTGCTGGAATTGTTCGACAATGGAACTGCGGACAGAATCAATTTGATCCACAATTCGGTTAGCTTCTTCTTCTGAGATATCCTCACGTTGGGATAACAGCGCCACGATTGTGGAACGGTCAAATTTTGAGGCGCGATCGCTCAAACTTCCAATTCCAGCGCGGGGAGAAGACAACAGCAATTGTAAATCGCGTTTGATTCCTTCGGGATTGAGTTCGTCTTTGTTGGTATTACGCAGATATTCTTCAAGATTGGCTTCAAAATCTAAAGCTTGTTGAGCAGTACGCTTGGCTAAACGCCGTGGCGCTCTTAGAATATCACCAATAGCATCTTGTACACGATCAATGATCTGATTAACTTGGTCTTGGCTCAAGTCTCCACGCTGACTCACGAGTTGCACCAAGGTTTCTCGATCGACATGAGATAAGCGATCGCGCAGTCCTA
This window contains:
- the ilvD gene encoding dihydroxy-acid dehydratase, which codes for MSENLRSQVVTQGVQRSPNRAMLRAVGFKDEDFNKAIVGIANGYSTITPCNMGINQLAQRAEVGIKTAGAMPQMFGTITISDGISMGTEGMKYSLVSREVIADSIETACTGQSMDGVLAIGGCDKNMPGAMLAIARMNIPAIFVYGGTIKPGHYNGRDLTVVSSFEAVGQYSAGKIDEKELLEVESRACPGAGSCGGMFTANTMSSAFEAMGMSLPYSSTMAAEDTEKADSTEKSAFALVEAIKKQILPRQIITRKSIENAISVIMAVGGSTNAVLHFLAIARAANVELTLDDFETIRARVPVLCDLKPSGKYVATDLHKAGGIPQVMKMLLVHDLLHGDSLTISGQTIAEILADIPEEPSANQDVIRTWNNPMYPQGHLAILRGNLATEGAVAKITGVKKPVITGPARVFESEEASLDAILAGKIQAGDILVIRYEGPKGGPGMREMLAPTSAIIGAGLGDAVGLITDGRFSGGTYGMVVGHVAPEAAVGGAIALVEEGDSITIDAPARLLQLNISESELARRRANWQPPAPRYTKGVLAKYAKLVSSSSIGAVTDLDLF
- a CDS encoding GAF domain-containing protein, with product MNNDEFNSMCYLTECQQAEEALQQQIQWQRLVMAIAQRIRQSLNLDKVINTTVTEVRQFLQVDRVFMYQFEPDYTGVVVVESVDDRWIAILNTQVQDTYFMETRGEEYKHGRIQAIADIYTAGLTECHRDLLTQFQVRANLAVPILQGKKLWGLLVANQCAAPRQWQTWEIDFLKQLAVQVGIAIQQSQLYEQVHTELAERKRVESGLRARVRQQAAVAKLGQLALANIDLYKLMDEAVVLVTQSLEVEYSKVLELLPEQNSLLLRSGVGWQPGLVGNFKLELGGGNETQASYTLLSHEPVIVCDLRKETRFQGPPLLINHSVISGLSVIIQGQKQPLGVLGAHTTRHREFTQNDIHFLQAIANILATTIERKWAEQKIREQAALLDIASDAIIVRNFQNQILFWNQGAERLYGWEAYEALGKNLEELLCKESSQQLQVALTNITNSGLWQGELHKVTKGGKEIIVESRWTLMRDEAEQPKSILSVDTDITEKKQLLAQFLRAQRLESLGTLASGIAHDLNNILTPILSSVEMLALKLPNLDARDQQLLKLLEHNSKRAADLVKQIMTFSRRSEGNGISLQTEHLLLEIEQIVQSTFPKSIAIINNLPRHKLWTILADPTQIHQVLMNLCVNARDAMPKGGTLSISAENLFVDENFAKMNLNAQVGPYIVITISDTGFGISPVILERIFEPFFTTKEPGKGTGLGLSTVIGIVKNHNGFVKVSSEVSKGSQFQVYLPALNKSTKQQAEKLELPNGNGELILVVDDEAAILEISKTLLEDHNYKTLTAINGIEAISLYAQHQNQISMVLMDMMMPSMDGLTAIGIMQQMNPQVKIMGISGMVTDGQIVEAANAGINIFLKKPYTYRQLLHAINDFLSEP